One genomic region from Lycorma delicatula isolate Av1 chromosome 9, ASM4794821v1, whole genome shotgun sequence encodes:
- the LOC142329891 gene encoding presenilin-associated rhomboid-like protein, mitochondrial has product MAIIGYVCTAYPDTEMSLIFLPFVHFKAHHAIKAIMTLDAAGILFKWQFFDRAAHLGGAIVGIGWYYYGNYYIWQNRKYVVQAWHDFRSSFD; this is encoded by the exons ATGGCCATCATTGGTTATGTTTGTACTGCCTACCCAGATACTGAGATGTCactaatatttttaccatttgtaCATTTTAAAGCTCATCAT gctaTAAAAGCAATAATGACATTGGATGCTGCTGGTATTTTATTTAAGTGGCAATTTTTTGATCGTGCAGCACATCTTGGTGGTGCCATAGTAGGAat AGGATGGTATTATtatggaaattattacatttggCAGAACCGTAAATATGTTGTTCAAGCATGGCATGATTTTAGGTCATCTTTTGACtga